The Streptomyces sp. P9-A4 genome contains a region encoding:
- a CDS encoding 5-oxoprolinase subunit B family protein, with protein MTASAVRVLRVGERALLVELGGGQETEAFHAELLRRRKDGTLPAVREIVPAARTVLLDGVADPERLAAEMTGWRPGPPHARVGEAVGIPVRYDGPDLPEVAERWGVSVEAAVRIHTAAEFRVAFCGFAPGFGYLTGLDERYEVPRLSTPRTAVPAGSVALAGPYTGVYPRSSPGGWQLIGTTDVVLWDTGREPAALLAPGTRVRFTDAGLPGQGRPVRDSGAEGGR; from the coding sequence GTGACGGCCTCCGCCGTGCGCGTGCTGCGGGTGGGCGAGCGGGCCCTCCTGGTGGAGCTGGGCGGCGGCCAGGAGACGGAGGCGTTCCACGCCGAGCTGCTGAGGCGACGGAAGGACGGCACCCTGCCTGCCGTACGGGAGATCGTGCCGGCGGCACGGACGGTCCTGCTCGACGGGGTGGCGGACCCGGAGCGGCTCGCGGCGGAGATGACCGGCTGGCGGCCGGGGCCGCCGCACGCGCGCGTGGGCGAGGCCGTCGGGATACCGGTCCGCTACGACGGCCCGGATCTGCCGGAGGTGGCCGAGCGGTGGGGGGTGTCGGTCGAGGCGGCGGTACGCATCCACACGGCGGCCGAGTTCCGGGTCGCCTTCTGCGGCTTCGCGCCGGGCTTCGGCTATCTGACGGGTCTCGACGAGCGGTACGAGGTGCCGCGCCTGAGCACTCCGCGCACCGCCGTCCCGGCCGGCTCGGTCGCCCTGGCGGGCCCGTACACGGGCGTGTACCCGCGCTCCTCCCCCGGTGGCTGGCAGCTGATCGGCACCACGGACGTGGTGCTGTGGGACACCGGCCGGGAACCGGCCGCGCTCCTCGCCCCCGGCACCCGTGTCCGGTTCACCGATGCGGGTCTTCCGGGACAGGGGCGTCCTGTTCGGGATTCCGGGGCGGAGGGCGGGCGATGA
- a CDS encoding GntR family transcriptional regulator yields MAASEAGDLADDRALLGRTGTAERVADILRTRVAEGCFPPGTRLSEDSIGGALGVSRNTLREAFRLLTHERLLVHELNRGVFVRVLTADDVEDIHRTRRLVECAVVRGLGQPPYPLDGLAAAVLAGETAAHAGAWREVSTANIHFHRELVALAGSARTDELMRGVLAELRLAFHVVGDPRVLHEPYLARNREILDALRAGERTTAERLLARYLDDSRTRVAAAYARAVDAPAGRAG; encoded by the coding sequence GTGGCAGCGAGCGAAGCCGGGGACCTGGCCGACGACCGTGCGCTGCTCGGGCGCACCGGCACGGCGGAGCGGGTCGCGGACATCCTGCGCACCCGGGTCGCGGAGGGCTGCTTCCCGCCCGGCACCCGGCTCTCCGAGGACAGCATCGGCGGCGCCCTCGGCGTCTCCCGCAACACCCTGCGCGAGGCCTTCCGGCTCCTCACCCACGAACGTCTGCTCGTCCACGAACTCAACCGCGGGGTCTTCGTCCGGGTCCTGACCGCCGACGACGTGGAAGACATCCACCGCACCCGGCGCCTCGTCGAGTGCGCCGTCGTGCGCGGCCTCGGGCAGCCGCCGTACCCCCTCGACGGTCTCGCCGCCGCCGTCCTGGCCGGTGAGACCGCCGCCCACGCGGGCGCGTGGCGGGAGGTCTCCACGGCCAACATCCACTTCCACCGCGAACTCGTCGCCCTCGCGGGCAGCGCCCGTACCGACGAGCTGATGCGGGGCGTCCTCGCCGAACTCCGCCTCGCCTTCCACGTCGTCGGCGACCCCCGCGTGCTCCACGAGCCCTACCTCGCCCGCAACAGGGAGATCCTGGACGCGCTGCGCGCCGGCGAGCGGACCACCGCCGAACGACTCCTCGCCCGCTACCTCGACGACTCCCGCACCCGCGTCGCCGCCGCCTACGCAAGGGCGGTCGACGCCCCGGCGGGCCGGGCGGGCTGA
- a CDS encoding LamB/YcsF family protein — protein sequence MPRTAPAPSPDTVEQGASIDLNADLGEGFGRWTLTDDEQLLSVVTSANVACGFHAGDAATMRRVCELAAGRGVRIGAQVSYRDLAGFGRRSMDVPAAELAAEVAYQIGALEVFARAAGARVAYVKPHGALYNRVVRDEEQAAAVVEGVLLADRTLPVLGLPGSRLHEAATAAGLPAVPEAFGDRAYRADGSLLPRGQAGAVVSDPEAVVERSVAMARSGVVTAHCGSSVPVRARSLCLHGDTPGAVDLARRVRERLEASGVRVEAFA from the coding sequence ATGCCGCGCACAGCCCCGGCCCCGAGCCCGGACACCGTCGAGCAAGGGGCCTCGATCGACCTCAACGCCGATCTCGGCGAGGGCTTCGGCCGCTGGACGCTCACCGACGACGAACAGCTCCTCTCCGTGGTGACCAGCGCCAACGTGGCCTGCGGCTTCCACGCCGGGGACGCGGCCACCATGCGGCGGGTGTGCGAACTCGCGGCCGGGCGCGGGGTGCGCATCGGGGCCCAGGTCTCGTACCGCGACCTGGCCGGCTTCGGGCGGCGCTCCATGGACGTCCCGGCGGCGGAACTCGCGGCCGAGGTGGCGTACCAGATCGGGGCACTTGAGGTGTTCGCCCGCGCGGCGGGCGCGCGCGTGGCGTACGTGAAGCCGCACGGCGCGCTCTACAACCGGGTGGTCCGCGACGAGGAGCAGGCCGCCGCCGTCGTCGAGGGCGTCCTGCTCGCGGACCGGACCCTGCCGGTCCTGGGGCTGCCGGGCTCGCGGCTGCACGAGGCGGCGACGGCGGCCGGGCTCCCGGCCGTGCCCGAGGCCTTCGGCGACCGCGCCTACCGGGCGGACGGCTCCCTGCTGCCGCGCGGGCAGGCGGGCGCGGTCGTCAGCGATCCCGAGGCGGTCGTGGAACGGTCGGTGGCCATGGCCCGGTCCGGGGTGGTCACGGCCCACTGCGGGAGTTCCGTCCCCGTCCGGGCCCGGTCGCTCTGCCTGCACGGCGACACCCCGGGCGCGGTGGACCTCGCCCGCCGGGTGCGGGAGCGTCTGGAGGCCTCCGGGGTACGGGTGGAGGCCTTCGCGTGA
- a CDS encoding biotin-dependent carboxyltransferase family protein, which produces MSDRAVAVVRAGALTTVQDLGRGGYAHLGVPRSGALDPAAVRLANRLVGNPGTAAVLETTVDGCALRPRCAVTVAVGGAPCPVRVDGRPAAWGTSVRVGAGCVLEIGAAVRGLRAYVAFGGGIDVEPVLGSRSTDLLSGLGPAPLVSEAVLPLGPDPAVRPPVDTPPWPGPPDTLALRVRFGPRDDWFTAGALRAFATRAWRVSPASNRIGLRLEGPALERAVSGELDSEGMVLGAVQVPPDGRPVVFLADHPTTGGYPVVGVVREADLGAVAQAVPGTPVRFIPVR; this is translated from the coding sequence ATGAGTGACCGGGCCGTCGCCGTCGTGCGGGCCGGGGCGCTGACCACGGTCCAGGACCTGGGGCGCGGCGGGTACGCGCACCTGGGAGTGCCTCGTTCGGGGGCCCTCGACCCGGCGGCCGTACGGCTCGCCAACCGGCTCGTCGGCAATCCCGGAACGGCGGCCGTCCTGGAGACCACCGTCGACGGCTGCGCCCTGCGTCCCCGCTGCGCGGTGACGGTGGCGGTGGGCGGCGCCCCCTGTCCGGTCCGGGTCGACGGGCGCCCGGCCGCCTGGGGCACCTCGGTCCGGGTGGGCGCCGGGTGCGTGCTGGAGATCGGCGCGGCGGTGCGCGGCCTGCGCGCGTACGTGGCGTTCGGCGGGGGGATCGACGTCGAGCCGGTGCTCGGCAGCCGCTCCACCGACCTGCTGTCCGGACTGGGTCCGGCGCCGCTGGTGTCGGAGGCGGTGCTGCCGCTGGGGCCCGACCCGGCCGTGCGTCCGCCGGTGGACACGCCGCCCTGGCCGGGGCCGCCGGACACGCTCGCCCTCCGGGTGCGGTTCGGGCCCCGCGACGACTGGTTCACCGCCGGGGCGCTCCGCGCCTTCGCCACGCGCGCGTGGCGGGTGTCCCCGGCGAGCAACCGCATCGGGCTGCGCCTCGAAGGCCCCGCTCTGGAGCGGGCCGTTTCCGGAGAGTTGGATAGCGAGGGCATGGTCCTCGGTGCGGTCCAGGTGCCGCCGGACGGGCGCCCGGTGGTGTTCCTCGCGGACCATCCGACGACGGGGGGCTATCCGGTGGTCGGGGTGGTGCGTGAGGCCGATCTGGGGGCGGTGGCGCAGGCGGTGCCGGGGACGCCGGTGCGGTTCATTCCGGTGCGCTGA
- a CDS encoding glycosyltransferase, which yields MRVVIVTESFPPDVNGVAHCALQTARHLVRRGHTPLVIAPAVADQAADAEAPCAVVRVPSLPLPGYPQVRVALPSRRVAAAIAALCQTVQEAMASGVPVIAPAAGGPLDLVDHGRTGILVPPGDPSALRTAVASLAASPELRAAYGLAGRAAVEGRTWEALGDELIGHYLEVLRERTAVAA from the coding sequence ATGCGTGTCGTCATCGTCACCGAATCCTTCCCTCCCGACGTCAACGGTGTGGCGCACTGCGCCCTGCAGACCGCGCGCCACCTCGTCCGGCGGGGCCACACCCCGCTCGTCATCGCCCCCGCCGTCGCCGACCAGGCGGCCGACGCCGAAGCGCCGTGCGCCGTCGTCCGGGTGCCCTCCCTCCCCCTGCCCGGCTATCCGCAGGTACGGGTCGCCCTGCCCAGCCGCCGGGTCGCCGCTGCCATCGCCGCCCTCTGCCAGACCGTCCAGGAGGCCATGGCGAGCGGCGTCCCGGTGATCGCCCCGGCCGCCGGCGGACCCCTGGACCTGGTCGACCACGGGCGCACCGGAATCCTCGTACCCCCGGGCGACCCGAGCGCGCTGCGCACGGCGGTCGCCTCCCTCGCCGCCTCGCCCGAGCTGCGCGCGGCGTACGGCCTGGCGGGGCGGGCGGCAGTCGAGGGCCGCACCTGGGAGGCCCTCGGCGACGAGCTGATCGGCCACTACCTGGAGGTCCTGCGCGAGCGGACGGCGGTGGCGGCGTGA
- a CDS encoding hydantoinase B/oxoprolinase family protein, whose translation MNGRWEFWIDRGGTFTDVVGRRPDGRLVTRKLLSHDPARRTDAAVAGIRLLLGLGPDDPVPADRIAVVKMGTTVATNALLERRGEPTVLLVTEGFRDALRIAYQNRPRLFDRHIVLPESVYARVIEVPERVDAHGRLVRPLDERAVTEALAAAHRDGLRSAAVVLLHGYRHPDHEARTAALATAAGFTQVSCSHEVSPLIKLVPRGDTTVVDAYLSPILRRYVDEVARELAGVRLMFMQSNGGLREAAHFRGKDAVLSGPAGGVVGMVRTSAQAGHDRVIGFDMGGTSTDVSHYAGVFERELGTQVAGVRMRAPMMSIHTVAAGGGSVLHYDGRRYRVGPDSAGAVPGPACYRRGGPLTVTDANVMLGRVQPAHFPAVFGENGDLPLDAAVVRERFTALAEEVGGDRTPEEVAAGFLEIAVLNMANAVRKISVQRGHDVTRYALTSFGGAGGQHACAVADALGIDTVLVPPLAGVLSAYGIGLADATAMRERSVEAELDAPGTHARVTALCEELAERTRAELRADGLPDRAITTHARVLLRYAGTDASLPVDLAPAEQLKTEFTDVHRARYAFTMDRPLVVEAVTMEAVGSAGPHGPVHVEPTAPDERAGSTGPSRATVRMHSAGTPHDAPLHRRDDLRPGDTVDGPALLAEADATTVVDSGWRATATDTGHLVLRRVTPRPARVAAGTDVDPVLLEVFNNLFMAIAEQMGVRLENTAQSVNIKERLDFSCALFDAEGNLIANAPHIPVHLGSMGESIKEVLRRRGDDLRPGDVYAINDPYHGGTHLPDVTVVTPVFDDTGHELRFLVASRGHHAEIGGITPGSMPAFSRTVDEEGVLFDNWLLVRDGRMRETETRALLTGAEYPSRDPDTNLADLRAQIAANEKGIEELRRTVEEFGLDVVRAYMRHVRANAEESVRRLVARLDDGAYRYETDGGAVVRVAVRVDRERRSAVLDFAGTSPQLPGNANAPTAVVTAAVLYVFRTLVDEDIPLNSGCLEPLEIRVPPGSMLAPVHPAATVAGNVETSQAVTGALYAALGVQAEGSGTMNNVTFGNARVQYYETVASGSGAGDGFDGADAVQTHMTNSRLTDPEILEWRHPVRVDSFAVRQDAGGRGRWHGGHGVERRIRFLEAMTVALLTGHRRVPPYGMAGGEPGALGENLVERADGTVEHLGGSATTEVGPGDVLVLRTPGGGGYGPPPQEDVSAPE comes from the coding sequence ATGAACGGGCGCTGGGAGTTCTGGATCGACCGGGGCGGCACCTTCACCGACGTCGTGGGAAGGCGGCCCGACGGGCGGCTCGTCACCCGCAAGCTGCTCTCCCACGACCCGGCCCGCCGTACCGACGCGGCCGTCGCCGGAATCCGTCTCCTCCTGGGCCTCGGGCCCGACGACCCCGTCCCCGCCGACCGGATCGCCGTCGTCAAGATGGGCACCACCGTCGCCACCAACGCGCTCCTCGAGCGGCGTGGCGAGCCGACCGTCCTCCTCGTCACCGAGGGCTTCCGGGACGCCCTGCGCATCGCCTACCAGAACCGGCCCCGGCTCTTCGACCGGCACATCGTGCTCCCCGAATCGGTCTACGCGCGCGTGATCGAGGTACCCGAACGCGTCGACGCCCACGGGCGGCTCGTCCGGCCCCTGGACGAGCGGGCCGTCACCGAGGCACTTGCCGCCGCCCACCGCGACGGACTCCGTTCCGCCGCCGTCGTCCTTCTGCACGGCTACCGGCACCCGGACCACGAGGCCAGGACCGCGGCCCTCGCCACCGCCGCGGGCTTCACCCAGGTCAGCTGTTCGCACGAGGTCAGCCCGCTCATCAAACTCGTCCCGCGCGGTGACACCACCGTCGTCGACGCCTATCTGTCGCCGATCCTGCGCCGGTACGTCGACGAGGTGGCCCGCGAACTCGCCGGGGTCCGCCTCATGTTCATGCAGTCCAACGGCGGACTGCGCGAGGCGGCCCACTTCCGGGGCAAGGACGCCGTCCTGTCCGGACCGGCCGGCGGCGTCGTGGGCATGGTGCGCACCTCCGCGCAGGCAGGGCACGACCGGGTCATCGGCTTCGACATGGGCGGCACCTCGACCGATGTGTCGCACTACGCCGGCGTCTTCGAGCGGGAACTCGGCACCCAGGTCGCCGGGGTGCGGATGCGGGCGCCGATGATGAGCATCCACACCGTCGCGGCGGGCGGCGGATCCGTCCTCCACTACGACGGGCGCCGCTACCGGGTGGGCCCCGACTCGGCGGGCGCCGTACCCGGGCCCGCCTGCTACCGCCGGGGCGGACCCCTCACCGTCACCGACGCCAACGTCATGCTCGGCCGCGTCCAGCCCGCCCACTTCCCCGCCGTGTTCGGGGAGAACGGCGACCTGCCCCTGGACGCCGCCGTCGTACGGGAGCGGTTCACCGCCCTCGCCGAGGAGGTCGGCGGCGACCGCACCCCCGAGGAGGTCGCCGCGGGGTTCCTGGAGATCGCCGTCCTCAACATGGCCAACGCCGTCAGGAAGATCTCCGTCCAGCGCGGACACGACGTCACCCGGTACGCCCTCACCAGCTTCGGCGGCGCCGGTGGCCAGCACGCCTGCGCCGTGGCCGACGCCCTGGGCATCGACACCGTCCTCGTACCGCCGCTGGCCGGTGTCCTCTCCGCCTACGGCATCGGGCTCGCCGACGCCACCGCGATGCGGGAGCGGTCCGTAGAGGCCGAACTCGACGCCCCCGGCACCCACGCGCGCGTGACGGCCCTGTGCGAGGAACTCGCCGAGCGGACGCGCGCGGAGCTGCGCGCCGACGGCCTGCCGGACCGGGCGATCACCACGCACGCACGCGTACTCCTGCGATACGCCGGAACGGACGCGAGCCTGCCCGTCGACCTCGCCCCCGCAGAACAGCTGAAAACCGAGTTCACGGACGTACACCGTGCACGGTACGCATTCACCATGGACCGGCCGCTCGTCGTCGAGGCCGTCACCATGGAAGCCGTCGGCAGCGCCGGCCCGCACGGCCCCGTCCACGTCGAGCCGACGGCACCGGACGAACGGGCCGGCAGCACCGGACCGTCCCGCGCCACCGTCCGGATGCACAGCGCCGGCACACCCCACGACGCGCCCCTCCACCGCCGGGACGACCTGCGGCCGGGCGACACCGTGGACGGACCCGCGCTCCTCGCCGAGGCCGACGCCACCACCGTCGTCGACAGCGGCTGGCGGGCCACCGCCACCGACACCGGACACCTCGTCCTGCGCCGCGTCACCCCCCGCCCCGCGCGCGTGGCGGCCGGAACGGACGTGGACCCCGTCCTCCTGGAGGTCTTCAACAACCTCTTCATGGCCATCGCCGAGCAGATGGGCGTCCGACTGGAGAACACCGCCCAGTCCGTCAACATCAAGGAACGCCTCGACTTCTCCTGCGCGCTCTTCGACGCCGAGGGCAACCTCATCGCCAACGCGCCCCACATCCCCGTCCACCTCGGCTCCATGGGCGAATCCATCAAGGAGGTACTGCGCCGACGCGGCGACGACCTGCGCCCCGGCGACGTCTACGCGATCAACGACCCCTACCACGGCGGCACCCATCTGCCCGATGTCACCGTCGTGACCCCGGTCTTCGACGACACGGGGCACGAACTCCGCTTCCTGGTCGCCTCACGCGGCCACCACGCCGAGATCGGCGGGATCACCCCCGGCTCCATGCCCGCCTTCAGCCGGACGGTGGACGAGGAAGGCGTCCTCTTCGACAACTGGCTCCTCGTACGGGACGGGCGAATGCGCGAGACCGAGACACGGGCCCTGCTCACCGGCGCCGAGTACCCCTCCCGCGACCCCGACACGAACCTCGCCGACCTGCGCGCCCAGATCGCCGCCAACGAGAAGGGCATCGAGGAGCTGCGCCGGACGGTGGAGGAGTTCGGGCTCGACGTCGTCCGGGCCTACATGCGGCACGTCCGCGCCAACGCCGAGGAGTCCGTACGCCGGCTCGTCGCCCGCCTGGACGACGGCGCCTACCGCTACGAGACCGACGGCGGCGCGGTCGTCCGGGTCGCCGTCCGCGTGGACCGCGAACGGCGCTCCGCCGTCCTCGACTTCGCCGGGACCTCGCCCCAGCTCCCCGGCAACGCCAACGCGCCCACGGCCGTCGTCACGGCCGCCGTCCTGTACGTCTTCCGCACCCTCGTCGACGAGGACATCCCGCTCAACAGCGGCTGCCTGGAACCCCTGGAGATCCGCGTCCCGCCCGGCTCCATGCTCGCGCCCGTGCACCCCGCCGCCACCGTCGCGGGGAACGTCGAGACCTCCCAGGCCGTCACCGGGGCCCTCTACGCCGCCCTCGGCGTCCAGGCCGAGGGCTCCGGCACCATGAACAACGTCACCTTCGGCAACGCGCGCGTGCAGTACTACGAGACGGTCGCGAGCGGCTCGGGCGCGGGCGACGGCTTCGACGGCGCCGACGCCGTCCAGACCCATATGACCAACTCCCGGCTCACCGACCCCGAGATCCTGGAATGGCGCCACCCGGTGCGGGTCGACTCCTTCGCGGTACGGCAGGACGCCGGCGGGCGCGGACGCTGGCACGGCGGACACGGGGTGGAGCGCCGCATCCGCTTCCTGGAAGCGATGACCGTGGCCCTCCTCACCGGACACCGCAGGGTCCCCCCGTACGGAATGGCGGGCGGCGAACCCGGCGCCCTCGGCGAGAACCTGGTGGAACGCGCCGACGGCACCGTGGAACACCTCGGCGGATCCGCCACCACGGAGGTGGGCCCCGGCGACGTCCTCGTCCTGCGCACCCCCGGCGGCGGGGGCTACGGACCGCCGCCCCAGGAGGACGTCAGCGCACCGGAATGA